The sequence GGCGCCGTCATCCCCCACTCGTCGCGCACCTTGTCGTATAGCCCGACGGACGGATGCGTCGCCGGATCGGCGCCGAAGCGCGTAAAAAAGACGGTGCCCGCGTCGTCGAGCAGCGAGCTGTGCATCTGCGGCCGCAACGTGTTGCGCAGCGTCGCATAGTTGCCGAGCGTGCCGTAGCCGCCCGCGCTCGTGCCGTACACGAGCAGCCGGTTCGGCTGGCCGAATCCGTGGTCGACGAGCCACTGCGCGACCACCCGCATGTTCTTCAGTCCGTTGTAATGCTGAATCCGCCAGTCGCCCGACGGCGACGTGTAGCTGCGCACCGCACTGCCCATGTGTATATCGCCCGTGCAGTACGGAACGAACACCTGGGTCCAATCCTGCGTTTCCACCTTCGGCTCGCCGACGAGGATATGCGCGAGATCCATTCGCGTCATCAACGGCGACAGGAACGACGTCTTCAGGCTCTGCTGCACGGTGCCGTTCACGTAGTTCCGCGGAACGCCGCCGGGATTGAGCGCGCCCAGCCCCGCCTGCGAGCCGGCCGCCGTTTCGGTGCAGGTGCCGTGATCCCAGCATGCGCCGCCGGGCTCCATCATAAGGAGCAGGCTGTCCGACTGCGCGCGATTGACGTAGAAGCGCATCGGCGTGCCGTTGCCGCACGACGCGCCGCTGCTTTCCGGCAGCGTCACTTCGTACCACGAATAATAGGGAATCGACGAATCCTGCATCGCCGCGCTCGCGGCATGCCCGTCGAGGATCGCGAGGCTCAGCAGGCCGGCGACGCAGACGCGTTTGACGCATTCGAGAACGGACATTCGCTCCTCCATCTCTATCGATCGTTTTTTTTCGCCGCCACGGCGCACGGTCACGAGCGCGCGGCTCGCTCAACGGGTGTCGGGACGGGACGACTGGTCGAACAGCTGAACGCGCAGCGCCTGCAGACGCTGCGCGATGACGGCCTGTTGCTGGCCGGGATCGGAAATGCTCGCCTGCACCTGCATGACGATGTCGCGGCTCTGCTGCGCATAGGCCTGATAGCGCGGGTCCTGCGCGGGCGAC comes from Burkholderia savannae and encodes:
- a CDS encoding pectin acetylesterase-family hydrolase; amino-acid sequence: MEERMSVLECVKRVCVAGLLSLAILDGHAASAAMQDSSIPYYSWYEVTLPESSGASCGNGTPMRFYVNRAQSDSLLLMMEPGGACWDHGTCTETAAGSQAGLGALNPGGVPRNYVNGTVQQSLKTSFLSPLMTRMDLAHILVGEPKVETQDWTQVFVPYCTGDIHMGSAVRSYTSPSGDWRIQHYNGLKNMRVVAQWLVDHGFGQPNRLLVYGTSAGGYGTLGNYATLRNTLRPQMHSSLLDDAGTVFFTRFGADPATHPSVGLYDKVRDEWGMTAPDGMITINSRLTRNFDPGNMGSAYAALSATYPHDRFGFTTYRRDKIIAAYHYRPFVSAVIAAPDDATKDELSLAMFDQELSNLKEVLNALPNFGYFMPWARDDFIGNHQVTAVSFTGSGIHESGIDADVGTFVADLLNQRDPADTPVMKAYRTEQWSDFTLSTFLAWIDSIFNLTGEAGPISGHRA